The following are encoded in a window of Streptosporangiales bacterium genomic DNA:
- a CDS encoding (Fe-S)-binding protein: protein MTESHAHSPVTEEFIAEWRNASYSCFSSGHKFCREVCPVMQVTRNESWTPTAFHANVVAMEQGELTVEEVAEDYVNCTQCGACELRCPNTLFTGDFYRFRTRTVDLVKQMRTLAVDNGVHQPGYRRWNMLTDERTHEPVLGEVPVSQEHVRDWSAGLDLPIGGETILFVDCEAAFYRTSVPRAVAQILQRAGYEFGLMREQWCCGGPAAEMGYRDQARRFAEHNLADWRASGVRRVLVLDPHDYITFTEDYPNFFGDDYDIEIVLVIELLAGLIEDGTLRPEIPVERTITYHDPCRLNKRKGIWQEPRQILRSIPGLTFHDVDHVTQWSYCSGGGGGLPVEKPELTAKISASRLDQAAKLDVDTLVSACPWSERPLSEAGDARSVDVVDIHELLAESLGIEVGGSRGGGGGV, encoded by the coding sequence ATGACCGAATCTCACGCGCACTCCCCGGTGACCGAGGAGTTCATCGCGGAGTGGCGCAACGCCTCGTACAGCTGCTTCTCCTCCGGTCACAAGTTCTGCCGTGAGGTGTGTCCCGTCATGCAGGTGACGCGGAACGAGTCGTGGACGCCCACCGCGTTCCACGCCAACGTCGTCGCGATGGAGCAGGGCGAGCTCACGGTCGAGGAGGTCGCCGAGGACTACGTCAACTGCACCCAGTGCGGCGCGTGCGAGCTGCGTTGCCCCAACACGCTGTTCACCGGAGACTTCTACCGCTTCCGCACCCGCACGGTCGACCTCGTCAAGCAGATGCGCACGCTCGCCGTCGACAACGGCGTGCACCAGCCGGGCTACCGCCGCTGGAACATGCTGACCGACGAGCGCACCCACGAGCCGGTGCTCGGTGAGGTGCCGGTGAGCCAGGAGCACGTACGCGACTGGAGTGCGGGACTCGACCTGCCGATCGGTGGCGAGACGATCCTGTTCGTCGACTGCGAGGCCGCGTTCTACCGCACGTCGGTGCCCAGGGCGGTGGCGCAGATCCTGCAGCGCGCGGGCTACGAGTTCGGCCTGATGCGCGAGCAGTGGTGCTGTGGCGGCCCGGCCGCGGAGATGGGGTACCGCGACCAGGCGCGGCGGTTCGCCGAGCACAACCTCGCCGACTGGCGCGCGAGCGGCGTGCGCCGGGTGCTGGTGCTCGACCCGCACGACTACATCACGTTCACCGAGGACTACCCGAACTTCTTCGGCGACGACTACGACATCGAGATCGTGCTCGTGATCGAGCTGCTCGCGGGGCTGATCGAGGACGGCACGCTGCGCCCCGAGATCCCGGTCGAGCGCACGATCACGTACCACGACCCGTGTCGGCTCAACAAGCGCAAGGGGATCTGGCAGGAGCCGCGGCAGATCCTGCGGTCGATACCCGGCCTGACGTTCCACGACGTCGACCACGTGACGCAGTGGTCGTACTGCTCGGGCGGCGGGGGAGGCCTGCCGGTCGAGAAGCCCGAGCTGACCGCGAAGATCAGCGCCAGCCGACTCGACCAGGCTGCGAAGCTCGACGTCGACACGCTCGTGTCCGCCTGCCCGTGGTCGGAGCGGCCGCTGTCGGAGGCGGGGGACGCGCGTTCCGTCGACGTCGTCGACATCCACGAGCTGCTCGCGGAGTCGCTCGGCATCGAGGTGGGCGGGAGCCGGGGCGGAGGTGGCGGCGTATGA
- a CDS encoding FAD-binding protein codes for MTLAPELSDRVLGELVDALGGEYVLTSKVARMNRARVPAPFPVHRWRERIPDLVVMPGSTAEVAEVLRVAHAHRIPIVPRDGGTGLTDGAVPERRGIVVDVKRMNDIREIDPVNRTCTVGVGINMLKLNEELAPYGLIYPDDPASYPCSLVGGRTGTSGWSLIGSRYGHSRDLVLSFEFVLPTGRVIRVGDGGGAKVSKSSSGYQLKHLFMGHQGTLGIATEATLKLYPKPEAELSPFWAFPDYEAAYRCVQQLAHAGIATFAGAVLFDEWKVAYLRRDDEAYIPQPADVRALVCAVAYGHEDEVRAGGRRLMRIARDAGARYLGDEISQGDWAARHDRYATPLHGRTKSGQVAPMSWHCEDAAINYTELPQVRLEWHGIVERLRERFDVFDDWGMFCYTSADTGVDYLTEIDVGIWEQNLDDDAWAAWVDAKRDIAEVALRYGGSISACHGSCREGEVDLVPMELGGGYDVMLAVKRAIDPHNIMNPGKYGLDRAYTSGGDV; via the coding sequence ATGACACTCGCGCCCGAGCTGTCCGACCGCGTGCTCGGCGAGCTCGTCGACGCGCTCGGCGGCGAGTACGTCCTCACGTCCAAGGTCGCGCGGATGAACCGCGCCCGCGTGCCCGCGCCGTTCCCCGTGCACCGCTGGCGCGAGCGCATCCCCGACCTCGTCGTGATGCCGGGGTCGACGGCGGAGGTCGCCGAGGTGTTGCGCGTCGCGCACGCGCACCGCATCCCGATCGTGCCCCGCGACGGCGGCACCGGGCTCACCGACGGCGCGGTGCCGGAGCGTCGCGGCATCGTCGTCGACGTCAAGCGGATGAACGACATCCGCGAGATCGATCCCGTCAACCGCACGTGCACGGTCGGGGTTGGCATCAACATGCTCAAGCTCAACGAGGAGCTCGCTCCGTACGGGCTGATCTATCCCGACGACCCGGCGTCGTACCCGTGCTCGCTCGTCGGCGGCCGCACCGGTACCAGCGGCTGGTCGCTGATCGGCTCGCGGTACGGCCACTCGCGTGACCTGGTGCTCAGCTTCGAGTTCGTGTTGCCCACCGGCCGGGTGATCAGGGTGGGCGACGGCGGCGGTGCGAAGGTGTCGAAGAGCTCGAGCGGCTACCAGCTCAAGCACCTGTTCATGGGGCACCAGGGCACGCTCGGCATCGCGACCGAGGCGACGCTGAAGCTCTATCCCAAGCCGGAGGCGGAGCTGTCGCCGTTCTGGGCGTTCCCCGACTACGAGGCGGCGTACCGGTGCGTGCAGCAGCTCGCGCACGCGGGGATCGCGACGTTCGCCGGTGCCGTGCTGTTCGACGAGTGGAAGGTGGCGTACCTCCGCCGTGACGACGAGGCGTACATCCCGCAGCCGGCCGACGTGCGTGCGCTGGTGTGCGCGGTCGCGTACGGCCACGAGGACGAGGTGCGCGCGGGCGGCCGGCGGCTGATGCGCATCGCCCGCGACGCGGGGGCGCGGTATCTCGGTGACGAGATCTCGCAGGGGGACTGGGCGGCCAGGCACGACAGGTATGCGACGCCGTTGCACGGCCGGACCAAGTCGGGTCAGGTCGCGCCGATGAGCTGGCACTGCGAGGACGCCGCGATCAACTACACCGAGCTGCCCCAGGTGCGGCTGGAATGGCACGGCATCGTCGAGCGGCTGCGCGAGCGGTTCGACGTCTTCGACGACTGGGGGATGTTCTGCTACACGAGCGCGGACACCGGTGTCGACTACCTGACCGAGATCGACGTCGGCATCTGGGAGCAGAACCTCGACGACGACGCCTGGGCGGCGTGGGTCGACGCGAAGCGTGACATCGCCGAGGTCGCGCTGCGGTACGGCGGATCGATCAGCGCCTGCCACGGATCGTGCCGCGAGGGGGAGGTCGACCTCGTTCCGATGGAGCTGGGCGGCGGCTACGACGTGATGCTGGCGGTCAAGAGGGCGATCGACCCGCACAACATCATGAACCCGGGGAAGTACGGCCTCGACCGGGCATATACGTCAGGGGGCGATGTATGA
- a CDS encoding LLM class flavin-dependent oxidoreductase, giving the protein MRFSFVMLPDYPLDDTIESIKLADELGYYGCYAADETWHKDLWLLFAAAADKTSTIRFGPSLSAVTLREPSLIAQATATLDELTGGRAECVLGSGNFGLLAQYGIDWAKTKPLSRLKEAHHAVRTLLDEGAITSEGEFYRYSGLFTFARPVQERVPVKLGAMRGPKSFQLAGEISDGVHHALSYSRRAYEYMVENVRIGAERAGRDADSLDLGAWVVFATGADSKAAKDAARAMVGLYASAMPKEQLERNDVDPAELTDIVAAVGAGRVDQAFELTSPELADRLSIAGTPEECVEKINAQIAGTGVNHMILAITDAALVKAFSGMDLPGVATMREQLQLVHDKVMPAVRD; this is encoded by the coding sequence ATGAGATTCAGTTTCGTGATGCTGCCCGACTACCCGCTCGACGACACGATCGAGTCGATCAAGCTGGCCGACGAGCTGGGCTACTACGGCTGTTACGCCGCCGACGAGACCTGGCACAAGGACCTGTGGCTGCTGTTCGCGGCGGCGGCCGACAAGACGTCCACCATCAGGTTCGGTCCGAGCCTGTCGGCCGTCACGTTGCGCGAACCGTCGCTGATCGCCCAGGCGACCGCCACCCTCGACGAGCTGACCGGCGGGCGTGCCGAGTGTGTGCTCGGGTCGGGCAACTTCGGCCTGCTCGCGCAGTACGGCATCGACTGGGCGAAGACCAAGCCGCTGAGCCGGCTCAAGGAGGCGCACCACGCCGTCCGCACGCTGCTCGACGAGGGCGCGATCACCAGCGAGGGCGAGTTCTACCGCTACAGCGGCCTGTTCACGTTCGCCAGGCCGGTGCAGGAGCGCGTGCCGGTCAAGCTCGGCGCGATGCGCGGCCCGAAGTCGTTCCAGCTCGCCGGGGAGATCTCCGACGGCGTCCACCACGCGCTGAGCTACAGCCGTCGCGCGTACGAGTACATGGTCGAGAACGTCCGCATCGGCGCCGAGCGCGCCGGCCGTGACGCGGACTCCCTCGACCTCGGCGCGTGGGTCGTGTTCGCCACCGGCGCCGACTCGAAGGCCGCGAAGGACGCGGCGCGGGCGATGGTCGGGCTGTACGCCTCGGCGATGCCGAAGGAGCAGCTGGAGCGCAACGACGTCGACCCCGCCGAGCTCACCGACATCGTCGCCGCGGTGGGCGCGGGCCGCGTCGACCAGGCGTTCGAGCTGACGTCGCCCGAGCTGGCGGACCGGCTCTCGATCGCGGGGACGCCGGAGGAGTGCGTGGAGAAGATCAACGCGCAGATCGCCGGCACCGGCGTCAACCACATGATCCTCGCGATCACCGACGCCGCGCTGGTGAAGGCGTTCTCCGGCATGGACCTGCCCGGCGTCGCGACCATGCGCGAGCAGCTCCAGCTCGTCCACGACAAGGTGATGCCCGCCGTCCGCGACTGA
- a CDS encoding SDR family NAD(P)-dependent oxidoreductase, with protein MDGEFELKGRRVLVTGASSGIGRDLAKALAAQGMRVAVVARRADRLEQLADEVERESAERPLVLVADLSERGGAAGIAADVREAWGGVDVLVNNAGSSVGGTTWAVGDGEVARRAFEVDFWAPLALIGAFVPDLRRRGEGAVVNVTSLRQAFSWPMFGHSSAAKAALAISTETLRLELMSYGVHVVEVVPGPIDTPSQGPTALIRGFTEAVHDRLGVASSGQLAEMIVDAIRHRTDRVFCPEETTRAVYESPVAWRARIADDVRRTYAVDAALPDDIVDGLVVGADDPMVTAARDGWEREHRSAT; from the coding sequence ATGGATGGCGAGTTCGAGCTGAAGGGGCGGCGGGTCCTGGTCACAGGGGCGTCGAGCGGTATCGGCCGGGACCTGGCGAAGGCGCTGGCCGCGCAGGGTATGCGGGTGGCAGTCGTGGCCCGGCGTGCCGACCGGCTGGAGCAGTTGGCCGACGAGGTGGAGAGAGAGTCGGCGGAGCGGCCGTTGGTCCTCGTCGCCGACCTGTCCGAGCGCGGCGGGGCTGCGGGGATCGCCGCCGACGTGCGCGAGGCCTGGGGTGGCGTGGACGTCCTCGTCAACAACGCTGGCAGCTCGGTCGGGGGGACGACTTGGGCGGTAGGCGACGGGGAGGTGGCGCGCAGGGCGTTCGAGGTCGACTTCTGGGCTCCGCTCGCGCTGATCGGGGCTTTCGTCCCCGACCTGCGCCGCCGCGGTGAGGGCGCCGTGGTCAACGTGACCTCGTTGCGGCAGGCGTTCAGCTGGCCGATGTTCGGGCACAGTTCCGCGGCCAAGGCGGCGCTGGCGATCTCCACCGAGACACTCCGGCTCGAGCTCATGTCGTACGGCGTGCACGTGGTGGAGGTGGTGCCAGGTCCCATCGACACGCCCTCCCAGGGTCCGACCGCCCTGATCCGTGGCTTCACCGAGGCGGTGCACGACCGGCTCGGCGTCGCGTCGTCGGGTCAGCTCGCCGAGATGATCGTCGACGCGATCCGGCACCGGACCGATCGCGTATTCTGCCCGGAGGAGACGACGAGGGCGGTGTACGAGAGCCCGGTCGCGTGGCGCGCCCGGATCGCCGACGACGTCCGGCGGACGTACGCTGTCGACGCCGCACTGCCGGACGACATCGTTGACGGGCTCGTCGTCGGGGCCGACGACCCGATGGTCACTGCCGCACGGGACGGTTGGGAGCGGGAACACCGAAGTGCCACGTAA